Genomic window (Cololabis saira isolate AMF1-May2022 chromosome 10, fColSai1.1, whole genome shotgun sequence):
tggcggcgacgttgacgtaggCTTAACAGTAATAGAATATTTTGGTGTGAGTATGATAGGTAGGCACacaatacacaatatatatataaatatatatatatatatatatatatatatatatatatatatatatataatacacacacatacatacatgtacaaaCATATATGATAGAGAAGCAGATTGTGTAAAACTCAGCTATTTTTATAATATGAAGAAACAATAATAAACATATATCTGTGTATATCCATAAACAtctgtatgtatgtacacacacacacacacacacacatatacatatatatttatatttttatatatatatatatatatatatatatatatatatatatatatttacacacacacacacactatggcAAATGCCGTTCAGGAAATTAATctttgaatatatggaatgaaacaAGATTAATTGAAAGAaagattaatttccttaacGGCATGCcataacatgtatatatatatttagatttttttattgaatcttttttatttattatttttatccctGGTCGCAATTGTTCGCGGATTTGTACAGGAATACAGCGCTCTGGCATCTTCAATACGGTCTTATTCTGTCGTCTGGGTAGGATgaccggtccaagatggcggccttATTTCTCACGCCCCAGCGGCCGATGaggcgtctatgtatatatgtctatgacaaATATGCCCTCTACGAAATGTTGACGTTTAATTTCCGCCTATATAGTACTCCATTTAACAGAAATACTCCCCTCACTGCTCATAGTCATATCCAGTAGCAGAATCATGCGCtgactttatgaaaataagccaATGGGCTGAAGTGCAAGCCCGTGTCTTTTGTTGTGAACTGGCTGAAAACTTTTGAGCTCCTTCAGCAGTTAGAGCCTGGTTctgttttcactttaaaaatgaCAGATATAAAGACACAATGAGAACATGCAAACCCCTTTCCTTTTCAATTTAAGATCATTTCAATATCTTAAATcgttttttgttcttgtttttggcATGAATCTTTTATAACACTTGGAGATTGTTCTGGATATGTGCATGGATATCAGCATCCTCCTATTgcccttttttgtttgttgccaTAAgtgcctttttattattttgctctTTGTTTCTGACGTGTTGGTATTTGGACTTTCAGTGGCTGATTTTTGTTTCtattgttttaataaaaatgcCTTATATTGATGAAGTTATAAACTGTCATTTTAGTAGGGAAAAACTGGGTTGTGTTTATATTCAATAAACATCCAATTTAGCTGGTAAATCTTGTGTTGCTATTGGTAAATGGAGTCTGCTGACTTCTCCCTTCTCAGTTCCACCCAAAATAATTGAAAGCAGTGGTGTGGAGTTTtataattatttacattttatgagTAACTAAACTTTTTGTATTTCCTTCAAGTCTGAAAGAAGCAGGAGGAGCCCCTGGGGTTTTCCTGGAATGTGACACCACCGTTAAAGACTCCATTTTAAGACACTTGAAGGTGTACAAGATACGGAGACAGGTCAATATTAGCCCCTGTCCAGACCTCTCTGTGTGGGCAGTGCTATCCAAAGAAAACCAAAATCAAGAGGCTGGTAAACCCGCGCTTTCTGCCCCTGAAAAAGCTCTGGTATGGGACGCTGATCCTCGAACTCTGCACATGGGTTGGAGATTGGTGTTGCACAGTCAAGTTGACCCCCTGGATGTTGTTGTATCCTGTCAGAAGGGAGACACGGAGGAATATCACAGACATCGATATGCAATAGGTATGACCATTATATAACTATGCAgtgagtttatattatataaaacATAAATGAGTGGGCAAGTGTGCATATGCATGAGTGTGTGTACTTCAGGTTTTGTTTGCTGTCATTGTTGTCTAGGACTTCCTGAGGGAGTGAAGGACCTTCCTCCTGGAGTGGCACTACCGCTAGAATCAAACCTCGTCTACATGCAGGGGATCAGCTTTAGCAAGGGCTGTTACATCGGCCAGGAGCTCACGGCCAGAactcatcatactggtgtgattcgGAAGCGCCTCATGCCAGTGAGATTGTCATCTCCACTCCAAGACCTCAAGGAAGGAGCAGAACTGCAGACAGAGTCGGGGAAGCCAGCTGGAAGGCACCGAGTAGGGGTTGGGGAACTGGGTCTAAGCCTGATCCGCACGGCTCACGCCAAAGAGGTGTTGATGGTCAAATCTTCCAAAGACACCACTGTGACACTTGAGGCCTCCGTGCCAGACTGGTGGCCTACAGATGTGAAAGTCAGCTAGAGAGGATGTGTTGCAGCTCCTTGAAATGTGACATGTATAACAACTGACAGTTTTCTCATTGACAGAACCTTGAAGTAGTATGTTACACTGTCATGCTAAACAGTTTCGTCTGAACCAAAACCAGTTTGAGAGATTTTCTGATTTTATAAAGTATTATTTATCACAAAGTTATGGTGTTTCAGAATTGTATAATAAAGGATATAGTATTCACCATGTGGCATTGATGATTATTCAATATTTATGGGAAATAACAACacaaaatatgtttgttttagaTTATTTATGTATCTTTCTtttagtgcaaaaacaaaatcTAGACATTCACAAACAAAATGTAAGACTGCAATGACTTTAAAgccttttatctttattttttaacactgaACAAAATGGGCACTTTTCATTCAAGCTTCTGCCAGGTGATAACATGGTTAAGACAGGTGCATCATTCCTGATAAAGCAGGTGCTGCCCTCTTGTGGACTGTATGGTGTCTTGGATTTGTTGTAACATGATTTCTGGCTGCAAAGTCAATGTTGAGTGATCAAGCCGCTTAAAGTCTTCATTGCACAGGAGGCATTCAATAAGGTGAGCCACTCTTTGTAGGTCGAAGGCAGCATGGTAAGGTCCAAGTGCGGTCAGGGTCTCAGACAGATGTCGTGAGTAATCGGAGGAGTCCCCAGACGAGCAGGCAGTCAGGAAAGCCATCCGGTTTTCCGCGACGATTTTCAAGAAGGAGGCAAATTCCCCATAATTAATACCGGAGCAGGCCTTCATGATAACCTAGGAGGAAACACATCCAGCAATCACAACTTAATTTGTTGTAGCAGCATTTTTCTGGGCAACAAGCAAACTTGCATGTGTAATACCTGGCAGTGCTGATGCCATGAATCCATCGTGTTTTTCCACTCATCTATCTCTTTTTGAACAGATGACAGCTCATTCTGAAGGAATTCCCACATGATATCAATGTTGCAGCCATTCAGCCAATTATGATTAATCGAGATTGTATCCTCctggatgaaaaaaataaacagcaatACAGGATCACAAAAGTAGGAGTCGCTaaaatttttattcttttattctcGACTCTTAGctgatttaaacaaaaaaatgtacctGAACATATAGTTTATACAGTAGAACACTTAAAATCATACGATAGATGATTCTGCTCTAGCGGTTAACCAGTTCTCACCAGATTATAAACTTGATGGTGCCAGCCGCTTGGCACAAAAATGATTTCACCTGCCTCTTGAATGATTTCAAGAGGTTGGCAGGCTTCTTCGAAGTGTGGAAAAAGGCCTCTGTCTTGAAGTTCAGTTGACGTAACATCATAAGGAAGGTTACCATGAGTGTCTCGTAAAAAGTCCTCCTGACCCGGAGGGTACAGGAGCCACTTCTTCCTGCCACAGATGTTTGCAGACCAGCTGTAGGAGCGGAATACATCGGCATGGAATGGGGTCCTAGTGATAAAGGACACTGgattataagaaagaaaaaaatctaacaaCATGAAATATGAGATTTACCAATCTTATGTTTAATACGTCATACCATGAGCCTTTGGGTCCCATATAGACAAACCGATAGTCATCCACCTCCAGGGTATCCCAGTATTCATTGAGCCAGTCTGAAGAAAAGAAGACTGGTGTGGTGTAAACATTATGGTCTGGAAAGTCCCTGTCAAACAATGTGACATTCACAAGACTGGGTCAGGTTACTTTGAAATTGTATTCATTAATACATAGAAATTACTATACAATACTGGTACTTACATATAGTTATATAATCAAATGTGTTgcaaacatacattttttttaaagtattgtTGGATTATGTAAAAATTAAATGATCGTTAATGAGTTAATAAGACTATTTATCATTAACAAGCACATTAGTTGATATGACAAAATGTGAGTGTAGAAAATCTGCACTGTTATTGGCTAAAATAATGTGAATTTGAGAAAATCTAGTAATTTGTTGTACAGACATCAAACAAATCAGCTCTAGATGCTGTGCAATTACTTTTTTATAGAGATTATGCATCCATTCATACACTCATCCACATTTATACAGATGTATCATAATAtaaccatgtgtgtgtgtgtgtgtgtgtgtgtgtgtgtgtgtgtgtgtgtgtgtgtgtgtgtgtgtgtgtattgtaaTCTGACTGTAAACTAGAATCAATGTGAACTGTTTGGACAGGAAAGTCACTTGAATGTCCTGCGTTATACAAAGATATTGAATTCAATTACCTTGTCATATGCCAATCTTTAAGATAAAGGCATCCTTTGGGCGATGAGTGTCCATTCTGGATGTATTCCTTCCAGTAGTGTGCAAATTCTTTAAATGGCATTACTTGTTTAGGATTGGCATTGTATTCCTTCGTATTGCAGTTTGCAACTGGAACAGGAGTCTCATCTATGGGGGGGACATACACAAATGAACCACCTTACATGCCACATGTCATTTGTAGCTGCAACCTGCTTATGCTTAAATGAGGATTTCATTTACCAAACTCTTGTAGCAATTTCTGGAAATTAGGTTTGCCCTCCTCAGTCACCCACTCTCTTCTACATTTCCAGTCCTCTGTGAACCTTTTTGAAAACATGCATGGGTGATTGGGTAGCAAATATTTCTTGAAAAATTTAGAATAGCCCAACTCCTTGTCGATGTAATCTACAAAATGCGAGGACCAGAACTGCTGGTAGGACTGTGTGGGTATGGTGACCAGGCTGCTGCAGTAGCGGTACGCATCCCTGTCCATGGTGGTAAACGACACTTAGCGCGTTTAGCTGCCCCGGTAAAGTGCTATTACTCCCTTTTACAGACAAATTTGAAATATACTTCGAGATGCAAACTAACCTATATAAAAGCGAGCGTTATATTTCTCTCCATTTGTGACAACAGGTCGCCATACGATCTATACGcataaagcctaaattatggttccgcgttaaatcgacgcagaacttacggcgaagggtacgcgtcgacgcgcagcggctctgcgttggtgtaacgcggaccataaatcagccttacgagCACCGCACGCTCTTATGACGCTGTAGCTCCTTCTCCTCAAGGCACAGCTCCATTCATTGACggtattaatttattttgacGCTAATAATCAAAACTATCTTGTCAAACCACGGCCCTCGCTTACTATTCTTATCCTCCTGAAACCTTATACTGCAAGTGTTGTGTGCCAGTAGCAGAATGTTCAAGTCGGACAGTAAATAGAGACGTACTCGAGTGTGACGTCACTTCcgtaataaacatcacagatttcACATCAGAGAGTGGATATTATTACGAGCTAACCTGATGTTTACCGCGCTGACGACAGTTTGTGCGCCGTGTGAAGGATATGCTCTTACCAAGAGGGAGTAGAGAGGATTAGAAATATTCAAGGTTGTAACAGTATGGTGACGCACTTATAACGCTGTCGGTGTGAACGCCTCGTCTGAGCTCATCTGCTGTAAGTTTGTACCTCATCACACTGATCACACAGTACACAGGGATAGGCCTGGGTTGAACAAAatagatttcccaattctaaatcgattatcatattaattcttaaaaatcgattcatatgtctaaagatcgatttttttattttttatttatttattcttttatttatttatgtatttgtttttttttcatcattacattacaacttttggttatttttttgtttatccccaaaaaaatgaatgttttcttggacacgagaataactggtgccatgtttttgcctttaaatactgtatgtttaaaggtatgaaaacattaaagtgttaggttataattgcataaattgtctatattatatattatctatagattatacatattttgtatataatttttgtattttttatatattttttatctctgacttttcagtcttttaccctcccctgcatgtttgtgctaagtgtactgctgacaacaaaaataagtttccccactgagggagaaaataaaggatatcttatcttatcttatcttatcttatcttatcttatcttatcttatatttcattactttatatactgtcttggggttacatttgcaaaaaatgataaaaaccgaatgctcaaaaattaaaaaccaaaatagaccgaaaatggaacaaataaaaacggaatgtgggaaaaaataaaaccgatttcatccgtctctgtttgctgccctggatctgtttggtaattctgacccacatgatgtttctggaagcagttctatcagcattctgggagctgattggtccttacagcatcattagctgccaatacttgctgtttaatctcaatataatactagcagtaatattttgcataactacagtcatataattcatgcaacagctcaaaaaacagttttaataacagtaacccaaatcaatatcagaattggatcgaatcaaagtgtgataatcgattctgaatcttaagaatcggaatcgaatcgattcttgacatttgaatcgatccccagccctacacaGGGGTGTGATGTAATTCTAGATTAAAGCAGCAGCTGCACGTGTATAATGAAGCTTGTTTGTCTTTTCTGTCAGGTTTATTTGAACATCTTCTTCCAAAATGAGCCGGGATGTCCCCATCCACAGCTGGCCTGGTTCCTACTACATCAACAGCCAGAAGCGTTGGGAGACCGGGACCCTGTCACTCACCAGGACCACGGTGCGCTTCATCTCCAATCAGAGCAAGGAGACTCTGGCAAGCTTCCGCCTGTCCCGGATCATGGAGATCAAGATGGAGTCATCCAGTTTTATCTTCAGCACCCTCACAGTGCTCGAGGAGGGCAATGTGAAGCACTGGTTTGGTTCCCTGAAACCCAACCGGGTGGTGGTTTATAATGTGTTGGAGCATTTCTGGAGAGAGCGCTTACTTTCTCCCGGTTCAGAGGCTCGGGGGGCCGAGTATCAGCCCTCTAAAGGAAGAGAACTGATCAATCTAGTGGTGGGGGCCCAGAGGAGACTGGAGGACACTGGCGtagtcctcagccaccagggaGAGCAATTTGACAATATGATGCAGGGACTTGAAAAGATAGACTCTGATTTGGGCGTGGCTGATAAGTATTTATCCTAAAACATCCTTGCTTTAAGCATGTTTCGTCACATTGTGTcacagagaaaacaaacagtGTAATTAACCTTTTCTATGCCTGACTGTCTTGCAGACTTTTATCAGAACTGGAGTCTCCTCCCTGGTGGCCTTTTGGCAAACTTCCTTGGAGGACAACACAAGAAGCCAAGGCTGAAGATGCTGCAAGAGCTGCAGCTGCCGCCTCGGCAAGCAGGGCGTCCGGTAAAAATAAGGTGATCGCAAGCATCCCAGCAGTAGTGTCCAGAGGTGGAGATTCAGACTTGAAACCTGGATGTTTGCTGGTGCTGGTGTCCTCACTGGAGGTGCGGGACACAAACTGCCAACTCCTGCACCGATTTGAACGGAATGAAATCGATGAAATCAGAGTGCACAGTCCCTATGAAATTACAGTTAAACAGCGGTTTATCGGGAAACCAGATGTATGTTACAGGTTCCTGTCTGCAAAGATGCCAGAGGCTATGTCCGTGTTAGCGATGCAGTACAAAAAGAAAGTGGAGCTCACAAACGAATACACAGCTTTCAAAGTGACTCCTCTTCCATCTCCATGTGATAAAGAAGAGACAAACTGGACTGAAGGTGAGGAACAGATTAAATGAAAACGTatcattttttccccattagttAGTATACATTTGACCACTGAGTGGCAGTAAAGATCCATGTTTCTGCTCAAATACGTTTAAGTGTAGCCACATGTAAAAACATTTCATCATGGTTATTAGTGTTTCTCTTTGACAGAAATGTATTTTGATGAGTCACTTCAACCCGATTGCCTCAGTTGCTGTACTTTGGGTTTACTGTCTGGTTTCCTTCTAAACAACATATGCACTTTTTCACCATCTCCACCCATGGAGTCAGGTTCGCTGCCAAAGTGCCAAGACACTGAACTCCCAGTGGAGGTCCCAGCAGGAGAGCTGTCCCAGTTGCAGGTGCAAGTCCTCCAACCATCTGTCAGTCAGGCTGAGGCCCAGGAACTCAAGCAGGTGAGAAAGTTGGCTTCCCTTTGCTTGTACAAGATTGTGAATACACTTTGGAAGTGTTAAGTTGTTTCATATCTACTTAAACAAGACTTGTATCACAAATATAAAAGCCCACATGTGCAGGCGGCAAATTGCCTCAAATAGGGTTAGGCAGCTGTTATCGTAAATAATCTTCTGGTTTCAGCAACATGTATTTTGATATTTCCATTCCAAACCACAATTTGccgtaatgattttttttttttcatcctgtatgtttaaaatgttatttggtGAGACCACAAACCGAAGTCCATCCTGGTTttaagagaggaaaagaaacatGGTCAGTCATTTGGTCAGGCTGTACAGCGCCTTTCCAGTCAGAACCTTACAATACGGAGAGCTGTTTCAGACATAGTCTGTGGTGGGAAGACCTGCAGTGACGCAAATTCAGACCTATGATTCTGAcaattttttatgtttgtgagtCACTGTTCCAGGTTTCTTAGACTTCGGcattttatttaaaactttCAGAGAGCTGGTTTTGATTTCACCACAccacatttacactttattacAGGACTGAGATGAATGAATAACAGTTTGTCAACATTAGCTGCATTAGTTAAGACTCTCCGACACCATGCCAATATCATAATGACAACAATATCGTAAACAAGAGGTTGATAAACAAACCAACTGGTGCCAGAATATAAATGGCAGAgactaataaatattttaaagtaTAAGGATGTTTAATAATACTGCGTATCTGTTTAACGTTAACACTTCAACGAATGTTTTTTTACAAGGAGTCCTTGAAAAAGTTTGATTGTCTGTAAAGTGTTGTCTTAGCTGCAAAGCTGCATAAAAAGTTCAGATAATACTCTATAATAAGGCCATATTCATATGCATTAATAcgctttaataataataatgatgttaTAATGCATCAATAATTCTTAACTAATGAATGACTTATTTTGTTTGATTACCTAATTTAAATCAATAAACTTAACATGTTTTGAATAAAGTAATTGTGTGGAAGCTTAGGAAAATAGTGAACAAGGACATAGCTGGGACTCTAATTATGTTTTTACCATTTGTGTGGTCAAAAACATAAGGACTACATTtgccaaacagaaaaaaatgaaataaaatcctctaaaattaataaaaacattcTCCATCTTCCTAACTAGTAAGATTTAGTTATATATTTCACAAATGCCAAGCATTTGACTGATTATTGCATTGTTTTCAGCACTTGGTGACACATAAGTCTTTGTTGGGAGTACATTAGTTTTTCCGTTCACTTCATGAACAATATTTGATGGAGTCATTCGTATGACTCCATACCACAAATGTTTACACTGTTTTACAGTAATCAGTGGTTCCCTTCTTTCTGCTGTAATAATAACGTTTAAATGAGTGTTTAAAATACAATAGACAAGCCAAGCTGTAAGAGCGCTGGCAATGCTTTCAAAGTGGCGTATTGTCTGCTGCTGATAATAGGCCACATTTGAGAGGCTGCCAATCAGGTCTTAATGCGGTGCGTGTGCACACACCCACTCTTAACATAATTCAAGATTACAATCTACTGAGAAACTTGTTTTACAGAAGACCACTGACTTTCTAACTCCGTTATGTTTCAGCGTTTCAATACCAGCCCAGTCTTATACCAAAATGTTTAATGACAGTATTGTTTCCCAGCATACAATTCTGTTTCCgcaaaaaacacacactcaaGATGGCTACTTTTTTGGGGGAGAGTGGGCATAGACTTTTGTTGTCGTGAAAAGCCTGGTGTAAACTCacaagcagaggtggacagagtactcgaccccagtacttgagtaagagtacaaatactactggtcaaaatttactccgttacaagtaaaagtagctcagtcaaaatattactcgagtaagagtagaaaagtacttgcttttaaaggtacttaagtatccaaaagtaaatgcttttaaatgtactttaagtaaaagtaagagtaagagtaagagtacatttcttattttccacatcagtaaattactatattttttaattttaatttaattttaatttatttaattttttaattttgtctgtggtttgtctgtgccctcgttttttactcggtcgaactcaaacattgagttaagatacggccaaggattttgtgaaagtccctgcttcgagtccggctcattatcagactcagacgactcagcggattgtctttcttctcctgacgcaggcgtagccattgttgcggctctgtcttgacttgttgcggctctgtcttgacaaacgcaggctactttggcggtatcgttttgaggaggcttgacgtatttccgctttacgtacatcccagtggagagcgtgcactgtgataggtctcctcctttgacaaaaacagcttgtgtccaataggattttagggaagaataaaaaagagcagacctgaaagtaacgagtacttttcagccttcctagaaatttactcgagtaaaagtaaaaatatttgtcttggaaatgtattcaagtaagagtaataagtacaaaagaaatctaatactcaagtaaagtacaaatcctctggatatgtacttaagtacagtactcaagtaaatttactccattactgtccaccactgctcaCAAGTATGAGTATATTTTCTTAAACCTAACCAAGCAGCTTTGttgcctaaacctaaccaaaCAGCAACAGAGAAAACACAAGTATAGGATACAGTCACTGAACATGAACCTTCGCTGAGAATGAAACTGAGCTCACGGTTAAACGGTTAAAAACGAGTTTGTGTTTGAAGATAACAAGTCACTTTGAATGTTTGCTCCCACAAGGAATCGTGGGACACCAACATCTCATTTCACAGTATACACAGTTCAGGGCATCCTGGGAtgaaagatgtaaaaaaaaaaaaaaaaaaaaaataggaaggaTTTGATTATATCTTTAAGTGTAAGGAGATAGCAGCGCAGATTTATTCATGCAATAAATATTACTTCATTACGATTGTAAAGTATTGTGTGCTACCCACTAAAGCACAAAACTCTTGGAATTATGTGGCATATTTCCACTTAGCTCTAacttaaatgtttaattttagtGTTTTCTACCAGACATCATTTTTTAGGCAGTTGTGTAAGCAGTTGGCTAAAAATATTCCTTTCCTGTGTTCTTTATTTTGCTGACACAGCAAAGCTTTTGTGAACATTAACTGCAAGGTGGGATTCAGACATGTCATCCCAGTTTAAATTGTGAAGTCACAGACCTGAGTGAGTGAATGCAGTTGGCATAGTAACATGCTATCTGCCTGCGGCTGTTGTAGTGTCCGGTTGAAACGTCCACATAAAGCCGCCAGTGTAAACTTGACATAATGTCAGCAAGCGTGGTTCATACGAGCATGTGTAGCGTCATTGTCGTTTAGAAACGAGGGCGGTGGGGGTTTTAAGTGGGCGTTTATTAGGCTTTGTTTGGCACATTGCAGTATTTTCAAGCTGTCCAATTAACTATTACATACACGGTTGTAAGGCCATGGATATGTAGCCACAATATCCATTAAAGCTGCTGAAAGTAGAAagcaaacatttctgtttaccaGTGTTTACCAGGAGACCAGCCAGAACTTCTGACGTGGACTTTCCTCGAGTTTAGATTCAGCATAATATAAGTTAATAAGATAATCTTGACACTAGATGAATTTTTATTGCACACTAGTGTCAGATTTTGACGTCTGCTGATCTGCGAACGTAAAACAGCAGAGTTTTGTCTTTTTAGGCAAAATCGAGTTAAGAATCTCTGATTTAAATTGACTGCTCCAGTGATTTCTAACTCACTGACCCTGTCCTTATACCTCTGGACATGCGGCCCACATGTTCCCGGCTCATATTTCTCACCActgctgtgtgtgttttatattaAATTTGTCTTTAAGTGAGTCTTTTGCCTTACTCACATTCACATGAGTTGGATTATTTACCGCAATTACTTAACTAAATACAGTATATCCGTATGTTCCTGTTATACGTTACATGTGTGTACAGATGCTGATGCAGTTGAAGAACCTGGCGCTGGAGGCAGAGACGGAGCTGGAACGGCAGGATGAGGCTCTGGACGTCTTGACAAGCTCAACGGACCGAGCCACCATGCACATAGAGAAGCACACATGCCGCATGAAAAAGCTGTTGTAGCCCTGACAGTTTAGTGCATGTCCCTCCTGACAAATGCACCTTGCCTTTCATCATCGTCCACATGGGATTTGTACAGATTGCCATAACAGACATAGTTCAATGAGGGCTTGCATATAGTCCTGTGTAGTAAAGGAATGTGCTATCTGCAAACTGACAAAAAAGCCGAAACACATATTATTCTCAGCCTCTTTTCTCATCCCTCCTCCCCATCCCATCCCAGTACCGGCACATGATAGTGTTGCTTGTGGCTTGGCTCGGGCGGCTAAACCCGATTGGAAATATTTTTTAAGGGAAACCAGTGAGGGATCACACCATCACACCCATGGGTCAGCGCCAGTGTCAGTGTTGGTAGAATATCAGGAATCCTCTTTTCAAGTGAAAAACAAGCTAATGATTTCAAACTTTAAAGTAATATAAGAACATGTGG
Coding sequences:
- the iba57 gene encoding putative transferase CAF17 homolog, mitochondrial; this encodes MGVMWLVRGACSGLGVYSRTHAGAAAAGLRLQRFSHDAGKHGNPTQFTCYHLPHRTLLKIQGQDASPFLQGLVTNDMELLEEPGQAAMYSHMLNVQGRTLYDILLYSLKEAGGAPGVFLECDTTVKDSILRHLKVYKIRRQVNISPCPDLSVWAVLSKENQNQEAGKPALSAPEKALVWDADPRTLHMGWRLVLHSQVDPLDVVVSCQKGDTEEYHRHRYAIGLPEGVKDLPPGVALPLESNLVYMQGISFSKGCYIGQELTARTHHTGVIRKRLMPVRLSSPLQDLKEGAELQTESGKPAGRHRVGVGELGLSLIRTAHAKEVLMVKSSKDTTVTLEASVPDWWPTDVKVS
- the jmjd4 gene encoding 2-oxoglutarate and iron-dependent oxygenase JMJD4; this encodes MDRDAYRYCSSLVTIPTQSYQQFWSSHFVDYIDKELGYSKFFKKYLLPNHPCMFSKRFTEDWKCRREWVTEEGKPNFQKLLQEFDETPVPVANCNTKEYNANPKQVMPFKEFAHYWKEYIQNGHSSPKGCLYLKDWHMTRDFPDHNVYTTPVFFSSDWLNEYWDTLEVDDYRFVYMGPKGSWTPFHADVFRSYSWSANICGRKKWLLYPPGQEDFLRDTHGNLPYDVTSTELQDRGLFPHFEEACQPLEIIQEAGEIIFVPSGWHHQVYNLEDTISINHNWLNGCNIDIMWEFLQNELSSVQKEIDEWKNTMDSWHQHCQVIMKACSGINYGEFASFLKIVAENRMAFLTACSSGDSSDYSRHLSETLTALGPYHAAFDLQRVAHLIECLLCNEDFKRLDHSTLTLQPEIMLQQIQDTIQSTRGQHLLYQE
- the snap47 gene encoding synaptosomal-associated protein 47 yields the protein MSRDVPIHSWPGSYYINSQKRWETGTLSLTRTTVRFISNQSKETLASFRLSRIMEIKMESSSFIFSTLTVLEEGNVKHWFGSLKPNRVVVYNVLEHFWRERLLSPGSEARGAEYQPSKGRELINLVVGAQRRLEDTGVVLSHQGEQFDNMMQGLEKIDSDLGVADKLLSELESPPWWPFGKLPWRTTQEAKAEDAARAAAAASASRASGKNKVIASIPAVVSRGGDSDLKPGCLLVLVSSLEVRDTNCQLLHRFERNEIDEIRVHSPYEITVKQRFIGKPDVCYRFLSAKMPEAMSVLAMQYKKKVELTNEYTAFKVTPLPSPCDKEETNWTEGSLPKCQDTELPVEVPAGELSQLQVQVLQPSVSQAEAQELKQMLMQLKNLALEAETELERQDEALDVLTSSTDRATMHIEKHTCRMKKLL